The Sulfolobus islandicus Y.N.15.51 sequence TTTGGGTTGACGGCGTATATTGTAATAATTGTGTTAATAGAATTCATAGAGCGTTAAAGACCATAAGCGGTGTAGAGGATGTCGAAGTTAAACCAAATTTCAAGGAACTTAGGGCTCTTGTAATACTAAAATATAGGGGGGAAGTGAGTAAAAAAGACATTGAGGAAGTCCTCTCAGAAGCTTCAGATGAGACTCCTTATCATGAGTATAAGCCAATTTGGGAGTAGAAACCTATCATCGCTTCCATAATTTTTTGTTTACTCTCCTCAATTCCCTTTTCTTCTAGACATTTATAGTAGTTTTCTTGGATTATTTCGAAAATTTGTCTGAACTGACGTTAAGCTTACTTTTAAATCAACGCTTGATTTTGAATTTAAGAAAATTTGATGAGTTTAGCATCTAAGAAAATTGAACTCATCTACAAAGCATTTTTCTTAATATCTCTTAATGTTGCTAATGAAGCTACTTCCCAGCTCGATTGAGGTATTAATAGGAATGGGACTAAGGGAGGGCATTTACTATCGTCCTACTCTGTATCATGTGCTTCGGAGGAATTCTATGATGGATCCCTTCAAGT is a genomic window containing:
- a CDS encoding heavy-metal-associated domain-containing protein → MAEIDKILKNLSMGELKFWVDGVYCNNCVNRIHRALKTISGVEDVEVKPNFKELRALVILKYRGEVSKKDIEEVLSEASDETPYHEYKPIWE